One Nocardia sp. BMG111209 DNA segment encodes these proteins:
- a CDS encoding CdaR family transcriptional regulator: MSSPLKDVWALSRQMVGHFVENVAPCGTLPGDAIYGDVTTITRICLELAISMLDGNDIQEKTDRLKDAAAQWAREGVPIDTIHHAIHEGFKIGFDLVVAAAGNKHRAVDSGDSDAQLTVPLTDYQSLVEGAKMVVELLDTMTTAVSMAYVKELRAVVSEHHTAVHTLTSALLGGHPTSTMARECGIEIADRYRVLALSIPQHPEESNPMLDAKVVARRKLRRVQAEIATHCGETALSLLSVDGGTLLIPADGCEDAELDELIGRLARAARVPITATVVTTAAEAVPTAADQAHQLLDMVARLHSVPALYRFDDLALEYQLTRPGPGREYLGSLLDPLDEHPELLDTLQTHIAHNLNRQRTARLLHVHTNTVDYRLKRIGQLTGFDPTQASGLWYLRSALVARTYRG; the protein is encoded by the coding sequence ATGTCCTCCCCGCTGAAAGACGTCTGGGCACTGTCGCGGCAGATGGTCGGCCATTTCGTCGAGAACGTCGCACCCTGCGGAACCCTGCCGGGCGACGCGATCTACGGCGACGTCACCACCATCACCCGGATCTGCCTCGAGCTGGCGATCAGCATGCTCGACGGCAACGACATCCAGGAGAAGACGGATCGGCTGAAAGACGCTGCGGCGCAATGGGCCCGCGAGGGCGTGCCGATCGACACCATCCACCACGCCATCCACGAGGGCTTCAAGATCGGCTTCGATCTGGTCGTCGCGGCCGCGGGCAACAAGCACCGCGCGGTGGACAGCGGCGACAGCGACGCCCAGCTCACCGTGCCGCTCACCGACTACCAGAGCCTGGTGGAGGGCGCGAAGATGGTGGTCGAGCTGCTCGACACCATGACCACCGCCGTGTCGATGGCGTACGTGAAGGAACTGCGCGCGGTGGTGTCCGAACACCACACCGCGGTGCACACCCTCACCAGCGCACTGCTCGGCGGACATCCCACCTCGACCATGGCGCGCGAGTGCGGCATCGAGATCGCCGATCGCTATCGCGTTCTGGCACTGTCGATTCCGCAGCATCCGGAGGAATCCAATCCGATGCTGGACGCGAAGGTGGTGGCCCGCCGCAAGCTGCGCCGGGTCCAGGCGGAGATCGCGACCCACTGCGGGGAGACCGCGCTGTCGCTGCTGTCGGTCGACGGCGGCACGCTGCTGATCCCGGCCGACGGCTGTGAGGACGCCGAGCTGGACGAGCTGATCGGCCGGCTGGCACGGGCGGCGCGGGTGCCGATCACCGCCACCGTGGTGACCACCGCCGCCGAAGCGGTGCCCACCGCCGCCGATCAGGCGCATCAACTGCTGGACATGGTGGCCCGGCTGCATTCGGTGCCGGCGCTGTACCGGTTCGACGATCTGGCCCTGGAGTATCAGCTGACCCGGCCCGGCCCCGGCCGTGAATATCTGGGCTCGCTGCTGGATCCGCTGGACGAACATCCGGAACTGCTGGACACCCTGCAGACCCACATCGCGCACAACCTCAACCGGCAGCGCACCGCGCGGCTGCTGCACGTGCACACCAACACCGTCGACTACCGGCTCAAGCGCATCGGGCAGCTGACCGGATTCGACCCGACCCAGGCCAGCGGATTGTGGTATCTGCGTTCGGCATTGGTCGCGCGGACCTATCGCGGCTGA
- a CDS encoding helix-turn-helix transcriptional regulator has translation MSTRLRTARKLLLGREIEHMITTAGVSQTEAAKYIETSQSRIAMLVNGSSSITVGDLERLAAKLGFVDPGYLDALRELRRDNHKRGFWNTGYRRAYHEDLRLLVDLEAHAGRLRVAEAEIMPGLVQCESYIRALHEPDRYLPTDGDAVSIDDSVEARLARQAILLDTNPPAFHAVLSESCLRREYGGRGVMVEQLEHLADLSRRPNILIQVLPFTAATRGAGMEDRFTLVRVPSPGAAGDLDIAVVESQGDIRYIDDKAAVSTRETVWTRLSAAALGAEDSRQFMDHVARSFRRKTFSTP, from the coding sequence ATGAGTACGCGATTGCGGACGGCGCGAAAGCTGTTGTTGGGGCGCGAGATCGAACACATGATCACAACGGCGGGCGTCAGCCAGACCGAGGCTGCCAAGTACATCGAGACCAGCCAGAGTCGCATCGCCATGCTCGTGAACGGTTCGAGCTCGATCACGGTCGGCGACCTGGAACGCCTGGCCGCCAAGCTCGGCTTCGTCGACCCGGGATACCTGGACGCGTTACGAGAGTTGCGGCGCGACAACCACAAACGAGGTTTCTGGAACACCGGATACCGGCGCGCGTACCACGAGGATCTGCGGCTGCTGGTCGATCTGGAGGCCCACGCCGGGCGGCTGCGCGTCGCCGAGGCCGAGATCATGCCCGGACTCGTCCAGTGCGAGTCCTACATTCGCGCGTTGCACGAGCCGGACCGCTACCTGCCGACCGACGGCGACGCGGTCAGCATCGACGATTCGGTGGAGGCGCGACTGGCGCGGCAGGCCATCCTGCTCGATACGAATCCTCCTGCGTTCCATGCGGTTCTGTCCGAGTCCTGCCTGCGCCGCGAGTACGGCGGACGCGGAGTCATGGTCGAGCAGCTGGAACACCTCGCGGATCTGTCGCGGCGGCCCAACATCCTGATCCAGGTGCTGCCGTTCACGGCGGCCACCCGGGGCGCGGGTATGGAGGACCGCTTCACCCTCGTGCGGGTGCCGTCACCCGGCGCGGCCGGCGACCTGGACATCGCGGTGGTGGAGAGTCAGGGCGACATCCGCTACATCGACGACAAGGCGGCGGTCTCGACCCGTGAGACGGTGTGGACCCGATTATCGGCCGCGGCGCTCGGCGCCGAGGACTCCCGGCAGTTCATGGACCATGTCGCACGATCGTTCCGCCGCAAGACGTTCAGCACGCCCTGA